In Corylus avellana chromosome ca2, CavTom2PMs-1.0, the following proteins share a genomic window:
- the LOC132169601 gene encoding uncharacterized protein LOC132169601 yields the protein MKLGDRKGDWVEDLPEVLWAYRTTKRTPTKETPYALALGTEAVIPTEVGSGSFRVETFHPENNDEDLLLHLDLLQEKRDQAQVSMSANQERVARYFNKKVRHRSFKVGDLVLRQVTFATKDPTEGKLAPN from the coding sequence ATGAAACTTGGTGATCGAAAAGGAGATTGGGTGGAAGATCTTCCAGAGGTTCTATGGGCTTATCGGACTACGAAAAGAACTCCAACCAAGGAAACTCCCTATGCTCTGGCCTTGGGGACCGAGGCAGTTATACCTACTGAAGTAGGCTCGGGCAGCTTCCGAGTAGAAACTTTTCATCCTGAAAATAATGATGAAGACTTACTGCTGCATCTGGATCTGCTACAGGAAAAGAGAGATCAAGCTCAAGTATCCATGTCAGCAAACCAGGAAAGAGTAGCTCGGTATTTCAACAAGAAGGTCAGGCATCGAAGTTTCAAAGTCGGAGATTTGGTCTTGCGACAAGTTACCTTCGCCACCAAAGATCCAACCGAGGGCA